The Aspergillus luchuensis IFO 4308 DNA, chromosome 7, nearly complete sequence genome has a segment encoding these proteins:
- a CDS encoding uncharacterized protein (TransMembrane:1 (o20-36i)), with translation MAAAGGLTGGHPPSVRSRNIAIVSVIGMIAGGWMFFRAQSPSKEEKLYSQKDIHTMVGGQTGENRVGRAPSHQKKD, from the exons atggctgctgctggaggtcTTACTGGCGGTCACCCGCCCTCGGTTCG CTCTCGCAACATTGCCATCGTCAGCGTGATCGGAATGATCGCTGGTGGTTGGATGTTCTTCCGCGCACAGTCACCaagcaaggaagagaagctgtACTCGCAAAAGGACATCCATACCATGGTTGGCGGGCAGACGGGTGAGAACAGAGTTGGTCGTGCACCGAGCCATCAGAAGAAAGATTGA
- a CDS encoding CIA30 family protein (COG:S;~EggNog:ENOG410PQE3;~InterPro:IPR013857,IPR039131,IPR008979;~PFAM:PF08547;~go_process: GO:0032981 - mitochondrial respiratory chain complex I assembly [Evidence IEA]) → MCTKRPSGPFFFGGSQHWSSTDWTSSDDRVRGGSSQSHLTINDDTNTATFHGNLDIKTLGGAGFASQHTASTTDLWDLSSYAGLELSIPKSDGHTYTLNLRDELQDPRPDGRQRSGLVWEAKFKVEKGQTKVKLGWREFRPTYRGREVHMGRPLILAGVKQFGIMIRSFFGEQEGDFELEIEWIRGIKKEKDRYRDDPNDFEDHEEYYDEKHFSDDQESKGLGWLCCW, encoded by the exons ATGTGTACCAAACGTCCATCTggccccttcttcttcgggggATCGCA ACATTGGTCCTCCACCGATTGGACCTCCTCCGATGACCGTGTCCGCGGTGGCTCTTCGCAATCTCACCTCACCATCAACGACGACACCAACACCGCTACCTTCCACGGTAATCTCGACATCAAGACCCTTGGCGGAGCAGGCTTCGCCTCGCAACACACAGCCAGTACCACCGACTTATGGGATCTGAGTAGCTACGCTGGACTGGAACTCTCTATTCCTAAAAGTGATGGACACACGTACACCTTGAATTTGAGGGATGAGTTGCAGGATCCTCGACCGGATGGGCGCCAGCGGAGCGGGTTGGTCTGGGAAGCGAAGTTCAAGGTCGAGAAGGGGCAGACGAAGGTAAAattggggtggagggagtTTCGGCCGACGTATcgtgggagggaggtgcATATGGGGAGAcccttgatcttggcggGGGTGAAGCAGTTTGGGATTATGATTCGGAG TTTCTTCGGGGAACAGGAAGGGGATTTCGAATTAGAAATAGAGTGGATCAGGGGcattaagaaagaaaaggatcGGTATAGGGATGACCCGAATGATTTTGAGGATCATGAGGAATATTATGATGAGAAGCACTTTAGCGACGATCAAGAAAGCAAGGGCCTAGGATGGCTATGCTGCTGGTGA
- a CDS encoding putative solid-state culture specific protein (COG:S;~EggNog:ENOG410PQ7C;~InterPro:IPR011761,IPR003806;~PFAM:PF13535,PF02655;~go_function: GO:0005524 - ATP binding [Evidence IEA];~go_function: GO:0046872 - metal ion binding [Evidence IEA]) yields MTAVTLLQPLPLVPAEPYTSTKAPNTKVHIALDYTLHDLYSLDNDAPQNIVLIYDHPCKFPRDQISLPSGARFLYAANFPGAHTKGEAPNLQKRSIAQRYSFMAGRTPVVMLDQSGDGGKDLSNILTTSQDEVLRIYDQLSPDQRPDVQFIRGVDGSQIAADSRAVFIVPQDHMCTRFNHAVDPEMLYEVLSKRWIAVSGLPTPKSKVIDPLPIKSWQAGCDGEVERMLQSVQQQRLPFVVKVSIATSGYGTYVIRSESDRDAAVCELRGILQDVLGKINEKHERLYPASFVIQELVPGEAHGVTFFVTKKGRAVYLATSRQRFDDEGVWNGGCVSYLLQPVFENRYRSTIDALAQALHSKGYYGPAGADVMTDANEERLIVDVNPRVTGSYHLGLLKNHFMQRGLYEAAVLSRLEIPCTRNAFEELFAVDIAQGRLLINAWVIDSKKEISYVALTVGAEDSVKLGRTIRLIETFVKTGEYAESAEL; encoded by the coding sequence ATGACTGCTGTGACACTTCTCCAGCCACTGCCACTGGTGCCAGCTGAGCCATATACCTCGACTAAGGCACCCAATACTAAAGTTCATATCGCGCTCGACTATACCCTGCATGATCTATACTCTTTGGATAACGATGCCCCCCAAAACATTGTTCTCATCTATGATCACCCCTGCAAGTTCCCCCGGGACCAAATCAGCCTCCCTTCGGGCGCACGGTTTCTGTACGCTGCCAACTTCCCTGGTGCGCATACGAAAGGGGAGGCGCCGAACCTACAGAAGCGCAGTATTGCTCAACGTTATTCTTTTATGGCTGGCCGTACTCCTGTTGTGATGTTAGACCagagtggagatggtggtaaAGACCTTTCCAACATCTTGACAACCTCTCAGGACGAAGTACTGCGCATCTACGATCAACTAAGCCCGGACCAACGGCCTGACGTGCAATTCATTCGTGGTGTTGACGGTAGCCAGATAGCTGCAGACTCGCGTGCAGTATTCATTGTTCCCCAAGATCACATGTGTACACGGTTTAATCACGCTGTGGATCCAGAAATGCTGTACGAGGTCCTGTCCAAGCGTTGGATAGCAGTGAGCGGTCTGCCAACACCAAAGTCCAAGGTTATTGACCCGCTACCAATCAAGTCCTGGCAAGCAGGCTGCGATGGGGAAGTCGAACGAATGCTGCAAAGTGTTCAGCAGCAACGCCTCCCGTTTGTGGTTAAAGTGTCTATTGCTACCTCAGGATATGGAACATACGTTATCCGAAGTGAGTCGGATAGAGACGCTGCTGTGTGTGAGCTACGTGGGATTCTCCAAGACGTACTTGGCAAGATCAATGAAAAGCATGAGCGATTGTATCCTGCAAGCTTTGTGATCCAGGAGCTAGTACCAGGGGAGGCCCATGGGGTGACATTCTTTGTTACAAAAAAGGGCCGGGCAGTGTACCTCGCAACATCTCGGCAACGGTTCGACGACGAAGGTGTCTGGAATGGTGGGTGCGTCTCGTACCTTTTGCAGCCTGTGTTCGAGAATCGATACAGATCTACGATAGATGCTTTGGCCCAAGCATTACACAGCAAAGGGTACTACGGGCCGGCGGGAGCTGATGTCATGACGGACGCGAATGAGGAGCGTTTGATTGTCGACGTCAACCCGCGCGTTACTGGATCTTACCATTTGGGACTGCTCAAGAACCATTTCATGCAGCGCGGGTTATATGAAGCGGCAGTTCTCTCCCGCCTGGAAATCCCCTGCACACGAAATGCATTTGAGGAACTGTTTGCGGTAGATATTGCACAAGGAAGGTTGCTCATAAACGCATGGGTCATTGACTCGAAGAAAGAGATCAGTTATGTGGCCTTGACGGTGGGGGCGGAGGATTCTGTCAAACTGGGTCGAACAATTCGTCTGATTGAGACTTTTGTCAAGACGGGCGAGTATGCTGAAAGTGCTGAACTATGA